Within Legionella birminghamensis, the genomic segment CACGGGTATTGGCCGCATTCACCAGACTGAATGCATGATTGTTATCAATGATGCAACCGTCAAGGGCGGAACTTACTACCCTTTGACAGTTAAAAAACACCTTCGCGCCCAGGAAATTGCTGAGAAAAACTATCTGCCCTGCGTTTACCTCGTTGACTCTGGTGGCGCATTTCTGCCTCGCCAGGATGAAGTATTTCCTGACCGCGATCATTTTGGACGCATTTTTTATAATCAGGCTAATCTCTCGGCTAAAAATATTCCACAAATCGCTGTAGTCATGGGCTCCTGTACCGCCGGCGGTGCCTATGTACCGGCAATGGCTGATGAATCAATTATGGTTAAAAATCAGGCTACTATATTTTTAGGGGGCCCTCCTTTAGTCAAAGCCGCTACTGGTGAAGTGATTAGCGCTGAAGAATTAGGCGGCGCCGATGTCCACTGCAGGCAGTCAGGCGTTGCTGATCATTATGCCGATAACGATGCGCATGCCCTGCACCTGGCACGCAATGCCATCAGCCATTTAAACAGGCAAAAACCAAATTCACTTCAACGCAAAGAAAGCCGCGAGCCGCTTTATGACAGTTGGGAATTGAATGGCATTGTGCCGACTGATCCGCGCAAACCCTTTGATATTCGTGAGATTATTGCCAGGATTGTAGATGGTTCAGAATTTGATGAATTTAAAGCCTTGTTCGGCACTACCCTAATATGCGGATTCGCGCATTTATATGGTTATCCGATAGGTATCGTAGCCAACAATGGAATATTGTTTGGCGAAAGTGCGCTAAAAGGAACCCATTTTATTGAGTTGTGCTCTCAGCGAAATATTCCATTACTGTTTTTGCAGAATATCACCGGTTTCATGGTAGGCAGTAAATACGAGGCAGGCGGTATTGCCAAACACGGCGCAAAAATGGTCACCGCTGTGGCGACGACCCAGGTTCCAAAGTTTACAGTCATTGTAGGCGGCAGTTTTGGCGCCGGAAATTACGCAATGTGCGGCCGCGCCTATGATCCGCGCTTTTTATGGTCTTGGCCTAATGCGCGCATCTCAGTGATGGGAGGAGAACAGGCTGCGAATGTGCTGGCACAGATTAATCGCGATAAACACAGTAAGCAGGGAACCGAATGGCCTGCTGAAGAGGAAGAAGCATTTAAGTCCTCCATGCGCGCCCAGTATGAAGAACAGGGTAATCCCTACTATGCCAGCGCAAGACTATGGGATGATGGAGTCATTGCCCCTGCAGACACCCGCCGGATTCTGGGGCTTGGCCTGTCAGCTGCATTAAATGCCCCGATTAATCAAACCCGCTTCGGCATATTCAGGATGTAAGGATAAACAAATGAGTGATCTGCAATGCGAATTAAAAGGACGTGTCTTCGAAATCAGCCTCAACCGGATTGATAAAAATAATGCATTCGATGATGACTTGCTAAAAAAAATGCAGACAAGCCTGGACGAGTCCATTCAGGATCCTGCCGTTTCTGTTATTTTACTGCGGGCTAATGGCCGTCATTTTTCAGCAGGCGCCGACTTGCAGTGGATGCAGCGGATGGCCGCCTTTTCCCAGGAAGAAAATCTGGCCGATGCAATGGTTCTTGCCCGGCTGATGCATACACTTTACTCCTGTCCAAAGCCTACGGTGGCGGTGGTACAAGGGGCAGCCTATGGCGGCGGTGCAGGGCTGGTAGCTGCCTGTGACATAGCCATTGCCGGCCACTCCGCCCGATTCTGCTTTTCTGAAGTCAAACTGGGCTTAGTCCCTGCGGTAATCAGTCCCTATGTCGTCAGGGCAATTGGCGAGCGTCTGACCAAATGGCTATTTATGAGTGCAGAAGTATTTAATGGCGAGCAGGCAAAACAGTATAATCTGGTTCATCATTATATTGATGATTATTTATTGGATTCTTTTGCTTTAGATTACGCCAGCAAACTCAGCCACCTTGCCCCTAAAGCCGTTGTTGACTGTAAACCGCTCATTGATTGGGTTGCATCCAGAACGATTGACCAGCAGCTCATACAGGAAACTGCCGCTATCATTGCTGAAAAACGGGTTTCTGAAGAAGGACAGCGTGGATTACACGCTTTTTTGAATAAAGAATCCCCTAACTGGAATTAAGGATTTTCATGTTTAATAAAATTCTTATCGCTAACCGCGGTGAAATTGCTTGTCGAATCATTCGTACAGCAAAGGGCATGGGGATAAGCACCGTTGCCATTTATTCAACAGCGGATAGAGAGAGCCAGCATGTCCTGCAGGCTGATGAAGCCTATTGGGTTGGCGAGTCGCCAGCACTTGCAAGCTATTTAAACATCGAGGCGATAATAGCCATCGCCAGAAAAGCCAATGTCCAAGCCATCCATCCCGGCTATGGATTTTTATCAGAGAACCCGCAGTTCGCATTAGCCTGTGAGAAAGCGGGTATCGTATTCATCGGCCCGACAATAAAAGCCCTGGAAGCAATGGCTTCCAAACAATTAGCCAAACAGCTATTGGAAGGCACGGCTGTTCCGCTGACACCCGGTTATCACGGTGATAGTCAAAGCGATGAGCGTTTGCTGGATGAAGCACAGCGTATTGGCTTTCCCATCTTGCTAAAAGCAGCAGCCGGAGGTGGCGGCAAGGGTATGCGCGCAGTTCATGAGCTATCTGAATTTGATTCAGCTTTAGCAGGCGCACGCCGTGAAGCGGCGGCCAGTTTTGCGGATGACACCATGATCATCGAAAAACTGGTTTTGAATCCTCGCCACGTTGAAGTACAAATCATGGCCGATCAGTTTGGTGAAGCCGTTCATCTTTTTGAGCGTGATTGCTCTATCCAACGCCGGCATCAAAAAATTATTGAGGAAGCCCCTGCTCCTGATTTGCCTGGTGAATTAAGGCAGGGAATCGCTGAAGCGGCCTGCGAAGTGGCACGTTCAATCGGCTATCTGGGTGCGGGTACTGTTGAGTTTCTGGTCGAAGATGGAAAGCATTTTTATTTCATGGAAATGAACACCCGTCTTCAGGTAGAGCATCCAGTAACCGAAATGATTACTGGACTGGATCTGGTTGCCTGGCAGATAAAAATTGCTGCTGGATTGCCCTTACCGCTTAAGCAAGAAGGAATTCAGGCACAAGGCCATGCTATTGAATGCCGTATCTATGCAGAAGATCCTGCGCAGAATTTTATTCCTTCAATCGGCAAGATTAGTTTCCTGAAAGAACCTTCCGGTGAAGGGGTTCGAATTGATACAGGGGTTAGCTGCGGTTCTTCAATTAGCCAATACTATGATCCGATGATTGCCAAACTGATTGTCTGGGGTAATAATCGCCCTGAAGCAATTCAACGTCTTCAGCAAGCGCTTAATTCCTATGCAGTTGGAGGGCTTAAAACCAATATCGGTTTTCTTAAAGCAATCTGTAATCATCCCCGGTTTATCAGCGCTGATCTGGGCACCGATTTTCTCAGCAGGGAAACCATTGAAATACAATACCCTGAAGAAAAACAATCGCTGCTATTCTCAGCAAGCTATGATTACCTTCAGTTAACAGTTCAGGAACAGGATCCACTGTTCCGCGAGAATTTTTCCTGGCAATTACATTTACAGGGATTCTGGTTTTTCCGTTATCAGCTAGAGGGAAAATTGCATGAGATTAAAATTATCCCTGTTAATTCTCAGAAATTTACCGCTGAAATTGAAGGTAAACAATACACATTGTCCGCCAGCTATGAAGCTGGACGCCTGACTATCGATGATGGGCAGCAACGCCAGTCGGCCTGGGTGATTAACAGAAGTGATTGTATTGAAATTTATCAGGCTGATGGCAATGCACTGGTAGAGCGCTTTAGTTGGGAAACCAACCACGCCGAATCTGGCAGTCAAAGCGGACGTTTAACGGCTCCAATGCCGGCAACTGTTGTTGCTATTTTAAAAAATGAAGGCGATATGGTAAAAAAAGGAGAGCAGCTGCTAATTCTGGAGGCAATGAAAATGGAACACAGCATCCGCGCTCCGAAAGACGGCGTGATTTCTGAGTTTTTTTACAATATCGGTTCTCAGGTCAATGAGGGTGAAGAGTTGCTTAAGCTGACGTGATACGAATATGCAAACATCAGGCAAAACCATAGGAAAAGACCAAGATGAGTTATCCACAACAGGTTACGATAGTAGAAGTAGGCCCTCGTGACGGTTTGCAAAATGAACAAGTCTTCGTGCCTACTGAGTCCAAAATTGAACTGATTAACTTACTCAGTGAGAGCGGCCTGCGTTATATTGAAGCGACCAGCTTCGTATCGGCCAAGGCCATCCCGCAGCTGGCTGATTGCGAAGAAGTTTTCAAATCAATTAGGAAGCCTGCAAATGTTCATTTATCGGCTCTGGTACCCAACATGAAGGGGCTGACGAAAGCCCTACATTGCGGCGTTGGGGAAATTGCCCTGTTTACATCCGCCAGTGAAGCATTTAACCACTACAATATTAATTGCTCAATTGCCGACAGTATTCGCCGCTTCGAGCCGGTAATGGAGATTGCCAGACAAAAAGACATACCCGTTAGAGCTTATATATCCTGCGCCCTTGGCTGTCCTTATGAGGGGAATATTTCCCCCGATCAGGTCATTAGCGTCATGCGTGCCTTGCTTGAAATGGGCGTTTCTGAAATTTGTCTGGGAGACACCATTGGCGTTGGGACACCAAAACAAACGCAGCATTTAATTTCTGAAGTACTTGAATTTTTGCCGGTCAACCAACTCGCAATGCATTTCCATGACACTTATGGGCAGGCAATTGCCAATATTTTTACCTCCCTTGGTTTAGGGGTCAGCCGCTTTGACAGCTCTGTAGCGGGTCTGGGCGGCTGCCCTTACGCGCGCGGCTCGGCGGGCAATGTCGCGACGGAAGATGTGCTTTATCTTATGCATGGATTGGGAATAGAAACCGGCATCGATATTTATAAAATTGTGGCTGCCGGGGATATGATCTGTAAAATTTTAGGTAAAAAAAATCAATCCAAAGTGGCAACTGCCCTGCTGGCCAATCCTTAATCATGAATATTCCCAACCAGGGTATATACTTAAAATAGCCTAGTAATTAAGTAAACTCCTGACAGGAGATTTTATGGATAATCGAAATAAAATCATCGGCATTGCAACCCTGATTATCATTATACTTGTGGCTGCACTCGCATTTTATAACTACAAAGGTTTTCATTCGGTTGATACGTCTACTAACGCATCTGTGCCGACTGAAGTAGCCAGCCCCCCGGAGGGCGGAAGTTAGATTTCTGTCTTTGCGAACAGGCCCTGCAACACCCCGGATTTTTTCAATCCCTTTACGATTCTTTACTCTATGAAAATCTGAAAACCAGTGTAAGATTCCGGGTAAATTTATTTAACTCTACAACGAAGTCAGGGGAGAAAAATGGATAATAAAAAATTAACAGTAGGACTCGTTCAGCAACAATGGTATCCAAATCCCGACCAGCACAAGGAAGAATTGAGCCAAGGTATTCTTAAGGCTGCAAAGCAAGGGGCCGAGCTGATTTGCCTGCAGGAACTCACCCTGTCGCCTTATTTCTGTACCAGCCCTTCTGTCGACCCAGCGCCTTTTATGGAAGATTTGGAAACAGGCCCTACAGCCCGTTTCGTCAGCCATATGGCAAAAACAGCCAATGCCTCGATTACCGCATCCCTATTTGAAAACAAGGGATATAACACCGCTGTTGCCTTTAATAATAAGGGGGAATTAATAGCCGTTACCCGAAAACAACATATCCCCAGTGGTGAAAAATACCATGAGGATTATTATTTCAAGCCCGGGGATTCAGATTATCCGATCCATCGTGTTGCGGAGCATCGTGCAGGGCTACCTACCTGCTATGATCAATGGTTTCCCGAGTTATCCCGTATTTATGGTTTGAAAGATGTTGAGTTGTTGATTTACCCTACCGCTATCGGTGCCGAGCCTACAGCGCCCGGATTTGACAGCCAGCCGATGTGGCAGAAAGTGATGGTCGCACAAGGAATTATGGCCAATTGCTTTATCATTGCAGTGAATCGTATTGGAACAGAGGACGGGCTGGAGTTCTATGGAAGCAGTTTTATTTCAAATCCTTTTGGCGAGATCATCGCCCAAGCCCCCCGTCATGAGGCGGCTGTGCTGGTCGCAGAGCTTGATTTCAGTCAAAGAGATCTCTGGGGCCGTTTGTTCCCCTTTCCACAACAAAGACAGCCGGCTACCTATCACAGCCTGTTAAAACCGCAACAATCAACAGGACGCCATTAATGCCTACTCAAGCATCCTCCGAGAATTTTTATAATATCTCCCATTGGGGAGAAGGCTATTTCTCAGTGAATGAAGACGGAAATATCGAGGTCAGTAAATATCCTCATCAACGAGGCGTTGAACTGCAGTCGATAGTCAACAGTGCCAGCCGGGCGGGCTTGCAATTGCCTTTGCTTATCCGATTTGTGGATATTCTGCATGATCGGATTGCGAAACTTCATCAGGCTTTTTATGAAGCAATTGAAGAAATTGGCTACAAGGGCAGGTACAAACTGGTTTACCCGATAAAAGTCAATCAGGAACAATGCGTTGTTCGTGAATTATTGAAATCCCCTCATTTCAGTGTGGGTCTGGAGGCTGGGAGTAAGCCCGAACTAATGGCGGTTATCGGCATGCTCGCCCATCAAAGGTCAACAATTGTCTGCAATGGGTATAAAGACAGCGGTTACATCCGTATCGCACTGATTGCACAGCAAATGGGCCATCAGGTTTTTATAGTGATTGAAAAGCAGTCAGAGCTCGACATCTTACTCAAAGAAGCTGACCGTCTTGGCATTAAACCCAGTATCGGTATCCGTATTCGCCTGGTGACCAAGGGGGCTGGAAAATGGGAGAATACCGGGGGGGCGAAATCAAAATTTGGCTTAAATGCCGAACAGGTCCTTGATGTCGTCAGCAAGCTAAAAGCGCAGAATGCACTGGATTGTTTGCAGCTCATGCACTGCCATCTGGGCTCCCAGATTGCCAACATTCATGACATACGCCACTGCATGCTCGAAGTCGCCCGCTATTATGTTGAGCTAAGACGGCTCAATGCACCCATTGCCACCATTGATGTCGGCGGCGGATTAGGCGTTGATTATGAAGGAACCCGTTCCAGTACTGGCTGCTCCATGAATTATACTGTCAGTGAATATGCGACCAATATTCTTCTGGCACTCAAACATATGTGCGAAGAAGCAGAAATGCCAGAGCCAGATATTATTTCCGAATCAGGCAGGGCATTAACCGCTCATCATGCCGTTCTGGTTTCCAATATTACCGATGTCGAAATTATTAAAAAATCAGCGCATCTGCCGAAGATAGATAGTGAGGACTCTCATGTGATTCGTGATATCTGGGACACTTACCAATCAATAAGCGACAGCTTGCCGAGCGAAATCTACAACTATGCCCGCCATTCGCTTGATGAAGCACATTCAAAATTTAAACACGGCGTTATCAGCCTGCAGGAAAAAGCAAAGGTGGAGCAGTTTTTCACAGCGATCTGTATGGAAATCCAGGATAGGCTGGATCCGGAGAGCCCGGGAGATAATGAATTAATTAACAGTATCCATGAACAAATGGCGGCCAAGATTTTTTGCAATCTATCCTTTTTTCAGTCACTTCCTGATGCCTGGGCGATTGGCCAGATATTTCCGGTTGCACCAATCACCCAACTGAACGAAGCGCCTACTATGCATAGCGTGCTGCAGGATTTAACCTGCGATTCAGACGGTACTCTGAAACAGTATACGGGCCGTTCGAGGATTCACTCGACACTGATGCTGCCTCCTTTTGCCAAACAAAATCCTTATGT encodes:
- a CDS encoding nitrilase-related carbon-nitrogen hydrolase; translation: MDNKKLTVGLVQQQWYPNPDQHKEELSQGILKAAKQGAELICLQELTLSPYFCTSPSVDPAPFMEDLETGPTARFVSHMAKTANASITASLFENKGYNTAVAFNNKGELIAVTRKQHIPSGEKYHEDYYFKPGDSDYPIHRVAEHRAGLPTCYDQWFPELSRIYGLKDVELLIYPTAIGAEPTAPGFDSQPMWQKVMVAQGIMANCFIIAVNRIGTEDGLEFYGSSFISNPFGEIIAQAPRHEAAVLVAELDFSQRDLWGRLFPFPQQRQPATYHSLLKPQQSTGRH
- a CDS encoding carboxyl transferase domain-containing protein codes for the protein MAKLSSQINPASKEFKENAAAMQSLVDNLQNTIQQIALGGDENARLRHLKHGKLLARERLQQLIDPGSPFLELSQLAAYQVYKDNIPAAGIITGIGRIHQTECMIVINDATVKGGTYYPLTVKKHLRAQEIAEKNYLPCVYLVDSGGAFLPRQDEVFPDRDHFGRIFYNQANLSAKNIPQIAVVMGSCTAGGAYVPAMADESIMVKNQATIFLGGPPLVKAATGEVISAEELGGADVHCRQSGVADHYADNDAHALHLARNAISHLNRQKPNSLQRKESREPLYDSWELNGIVPTDPRKPFDIREIIARIVDGSEFDEFKALFGTTLICGFAHLYGYPIGIVANNGILFGESALKGTHFIELCSQRNIPLLFLQNITGFMVGSKYEAGGIAKHGAKMVTAVATTQVPKFTVIVGGSFGAGNYAMCGRAYDPRFLWSWPNARISVMGGEQAANVLAQINRDKHSKQGTEWPAEEEEAFKSSMRAQYEEQGNPYYASARLWDDGVIAPADTRRILGLGLSAALNAPINQTRFGIFRM
- the speA gene encoding biosynthetic arginine decarboxylase, producing MPTQASSENFYNISHWGEGYFSVNEDGNIEVSKYPHQRGVELQSIVNSASRAGLQLPLLIRFVDILHDRIAKLHQAFYEAIEEIGYKGRYKLVYPIKVNQEQCVVRELLKSPHFSVGLEAGSKPELMAVIGMLAHQRSTIVCNGYKDSGYIRIALIAQQMGHQVFIVIEKQSELDILLKEADRLGIKPSIGIRIRLVTKGAGKWENTGGAKSKFGLNAEQVLDVVSKLKAQNALDCLQLMHCHLGSQIANIHDIRHCMLEVARYYVELRRLNAPIATIDVGGGLGVDYEGTRSSTGCSMNYTVSEYATNILLALKHMCEEAEMPEPDIISESGRALTAHHAVLVSNITDVEIIKKSAHLPKIDSEDSHVIRDIWDTYQSISDSLPSEIYNYARHSLDEAHSKFKHGVISLQEKAKVEQFFTAICMEIQDRLDPESPGDNELINSIHEQMAAKIFCNLSFFQSLPDAWAIGQIFPVAPITQLNEAPTMHSVLQDLTCDSDGTLKQYTGRSRIHSTLMLPPFAKQNPYVIAFFMVGAYQEILGNLHNLFGDTNSMDVKLLDNQAFEINDLVSGDTVTNVLNMAHYDTKRLLQSYEKQLLNTELSEDTINTYLNELRSVFSQLTYLNSNKTKGTL
- a CDS encoding hydroxymethylglutaryl-CoA lyase codes for the protein MSYPQQVTIVEVGPRDGLQNEQVFVPTESKIELINLLSESGLRYIEATSFVSAKAIPQLADCEEVFKSIRKPANVHLSALVPNMKGLTKALHCGVGEIALFTSASEAFNHYNINCSIADSIRRFEPVMEIARQKDIPVRAYISCALGCPYEGNISPDQVISVMRALLEMGVSEICLGDTIGVGTPKQTQHLISEVLEFLPVNQLAMHFHDTYGQAIANIFTSLGLGVSRFDSSVAGLGGCPYARGSAGNVATEDVLYLMHGLGIETGIDIYKIVAAGDMICKILGKKNQSKVATALLANP
- a CDS encoding enoyl-CoA hydratase-related protein, whose translation is MSDLQCELKGRVFEISLNRIDKNNAFDDDLLKKMQTSLDESIQDPAVSVILLRANGRHFSAGADLQWMQRMAAFSQEENLADAMVLARLMHTLYSCPKPTVAVVQGAAYGGGAGLVAACDIAIAGHSARFCFSEVKLGLVPAVISPYVVRAIGERLTKWLFMSAEVFNGEQAKQYNLVHHYIDDYLLDSFALDYASKLSHLAPKAVVDCKPLIDWVASRTIDQQLIQETAAIIAEKRVSEEGQRGLHAFLNKESPNWN
- a CDS encoding acetyl-CoA carboxylase biotin carboxylase subunit; translation: MFNKILIANRGEIACRIIRTAKGMGISTVAIYSTADRESQHVLQADEAYWVGESPALASYLNIEAIIAIARKANVQAIHPGYGFLSENPQFALACEKAGIVFIGPTIKALEAMASKQLAKQLLEGTAVPLTPGYHGDSQSDERLLDEAQRIGFPILLKAAAGGGGKGMRAVHELSEFDSALAGARREAAASFADDTMIIEKLVLNPRHVEVQIMADQFGEAVHLFERDCSIQRRHQKIIEEAPAPDLPGELRQGIAEAACEVARSIGYLGAGTVEFLVEDGKHFYFMEMNTRLQVEHPVTEMITGLDLVAWQIKIAAGLPLPLKQEGIQAQGHAIECRIYAEDPAQNFIPSIGKISFLKEPSGEGVRIDTGVSCGSSISQYYDPMIAKLIVWGNNRPEAIQRLQQALNSYAVGGLKTNIGFLKAICNHPRFISADLGTDFLSRETIEIQYPEEKQSLLFSASYDYLQLTVQEQDPLFRENFSWQLHLQGFWFFRYQLEGKLHEIKIIPVNSQKFTAEIEGKQYTLSASYEAGRLTIDDGQQRQSAWVINRSDCIEIYQADGNALVERFSWETNHAESGSQSGRLTAPMPATVVAILKNEGDMVKKGEQLLILEAMKMEHSIRAPKDGVISEFFYNIGSQVNEGEELLKLT